GGACATGGAGATGTTTGGGGGACTGACAAGAACATCCAGCCGCATTGCCATTGCAGCCGCGCTTGGGCTTGGGGTTTACGCTCTGAGCGCTGCGCCTGCGAGTGCGCAGGGTTATGGCGGCAATTGCTGCGCGGATCTTGAAGAGCGGGTAGCCGAGCTTGAAGCATCTGCAGTGCAGAAGGGGAACAAGAAGGTATCCGTGACGGTATCCGGCTGGGTCATCGAATCGATGAACTGGTGGGATGACGGCGCGCTGACGGACAGCTGGGTTGGCACGAAGGACGCCGACCTTGGGTCTCGTTTTGCGATCACGGGTTCTGCGACGATCGCTCCGGGGTGGTCCGGCGGTTACAACTTGACGGTTACGACGCCTGGCGCTTGGGCCGGCAACCTCCTGAACGGCAACAACTTCGGTATCTTTTCGAACCAGTTTGCCCAGGATTCGCTGAGCCTTGGCAGCATCCAGACGCTGTACTCGTATATGTACATCAAGAGCGACGACTACGGCACGATCAACCTGGGCTATCTGAGCCCTGCGTCGGATAACGCGGCTGTTCTGGCCGACATCTCCGGCACGGTGATCGAATCGAACGCGGTGTTCTTCGAAGGCGGCGGCTTCCTGCTTCGTCCGAAGAACGCTGCATCGGGTTTTGCGGGTCTTTCCGGCATGACCTGGGGCAACTTCCTGAACTGTTCGCTGGTCGGCCCGATCGGCGGCGACTGCTACGGCGCCCCGCAGAGCGGCATCCGGTACGACTCGCCGACGTTCGGCGGCTTCCGGGTCGA
This portion of the Methyloceanibacter stevinii genome encodes:
- a CDS encoding porin produces the protein DMEMFGGLTRTSSRIAIAAALGLGVYALSAAPASAQGYGGNCCADLEERVAELEASAVQKGNKKVSVTVSGWVIESMNWWDDGALTDSWVGTKDADLGSRFAITGSATIAPGWSGGYNLTVTTPGAWAGNLLNGNNFGIFSNQFAQDSLSLGSIQTLYSYMYIKSDDYGTINLGYLSPASDNAAVLADISGTVIESNAVFFEGGGFLLRPKNAASGFAGLSGMTWGNFLNCSLVGPIGGDCYGAPQSGIRYDSPTFGGFRVEASYTDDYSNSFRGAINDAPEIWDLAVFYTGDWADFKISAAYSYTQSNGNLFSVNQTGSTQIHQFGGTVMHAPTGLGIYGYYNYEEIDANYVNYNGVQQGIPSWDSWYLKGFLKRTWNPLGATVLYGEYGQYNDGFNGLAGVDNCASFAGVGGTASNFCGANAANTLFVTGSEVERWGLGAVQEIDAAAMHVFARWQHQAADIDFIGVNSVGNTQAVSQGFEDYDLFQVGGIIFF